From Oncorhynchus kisutch isolate 150728-3 unplaced genomic scaffold, Okis_V2 scaffold2338, whole genome shotgun sequence, one genomic window encodes:
- the LOC116369940 gene encoding uncharacterized protein LOC116369940, with protein sequence MEDVNSSTEVTTEVEPTTGVELTEPPRPTVERRLPGHRPYVKWPGASDKKLWETVNTDLTLTLEKLRGTVEKKLERMGDIIYEYGTERFGVEEAKGGRKVPTPPVSRRQQEIKRLVQERRQLKKQWKKASEVEKDGIEENTVRGARTASAPGPNAVPYKVYKNAPDVLRFLWRLMRTAWKNKIIPKVWRRAGGVLIPKEKDAVNISQSLIPSLLNVEGKIFFRVIAQRMAEYLQRNAYVDTSVQKAGISGFSGCLEHSSMIWHQIQMAKVEKRDLHVVFLDLANAFGSVPHE encoded by the exons ATGGAGGACGTAAACTCAAGCACCGAAGTAACAACTGAGGTGGAACCAACAACAGGAGTGGAACTCACCGAGCCTCCCAGACCTACAGTCGAGAGGAGACTACCAGGGCACAGACCATATGTGAAGTGGCCCGGCGCCAGTGACAAGAAGTTGTGGGAAACAGTGAATACTGACCTTACCTTGACCCTCGAGAAACTTCGAGGCACAGTGGAGAAGAagttggagaggatgggggacattATCTATGAGTACGGGACAGAAAGATTTGGAGTGGAAGAGGCAAAAGGCGGGAGAAAGGTTCCAACCCCACCAGTTTCCAGGAGGCAACAAGAAATCAAGCGCCTCGTTCAAGAAAGGCGACAGCTTAAGAAACAGTGGAAGAAGGCCTCGGAAGTGGAGAAGGATGGCATAGAG gaaaacacagttcgaggggcaagaacagcatcagccccggggccaaatgcagtcccgtacaaagtgtataagaacgcaccagacgtcctgaggttcctctggaggcttatgagaacagcttggaaaaataagATAATACCCAAAGTGTGGCGTAGGGCAGGCGGGGTCCTGATCCCTAAGGAGAAGGATGCAGTGAACATCAGCCAATCCTTAATCCCATCCTTACTGAATGTCGAGGGTAAAATCTTCTTTAGGGTCATTGCCCAGAGGATGGCCGAGTACCTGCAAAGGAATGCGTACGTcgatacatctgtacagaaggcaggaatatcagggttctctggctgcttggaacattccagcatgatctggcaccagatccaaatggccaaggtggagaaaagggacctccatgtagtctttctcgacctcgccaatgcatttggctctgtgccccatgaa